From the Huiozyma naganishii CBS 8797 chromosome 2, complete genome genome, one window contains:
- the PUN1 gene encoding Pun1p (similar to Saccharomyces cerevisiae YLR414C; ancestral locus Anc_4.286) — MSNVFRLLFTAIFALAALVLAIVACAGSTKNYYPINQIYVAQLSLKEAALSALIPTLASVTNSEVQLPSAINLGLWSYCLESSSGSIESCTSPKGIQQFNLKDMIYDNIENNTLLQALDASAVVLPTSVQDKLTYINNIIKCTFITLLIGIALTFLNLVFCLIRWIIHIRVFKWLGVFCSFFGFISLLISMGCATGVFVFVKHTLDKDYSQYGIELNLGRNFMGIAWGAVAAALFNLITWLSVRSANRARVVYAQDPLEKKPFM, encoded by the coding sequence ATGTCGAATGTATTTCGATTGCTGTTCACGGCGATTTTCGCACTAGCTGCGTTGGTACTGGCCATCGTTGCGTGTGCTGGGTCGACCAAAAATTACTACCCAATAAACCAGATATACGTTGCTCAATTGAGTTTGAAGGAGGCTGCACTCTCGGCGCTCATCCCAACGCTGGCCAGTGTGACGAACTCTGAGGTGCAATTGCCCTCGGCGATCAATCTCGGGCTGTGGTCGTACTGTTTGGAGTCGTCCTCTGGTTCCATTGAGTCGTGTACATCGCCAAAGGGGATCCAGCAgttcaacttgaaggacatgATATACGACAACATAGAGAACAACACGCTCTTGCAGGCGTTAGATGCGTCTGCAGTGGTGCTTCCGACGAGTGTTCAGGACAAACTGACGtacatcaacaacattaTTAAATGCACATTCATCACTTTGTTGATCGGGATAGCGCTGACGTTTTTGAACCTGGTGTTCTGCCTGATCCGGTGGATCATACACATCAGAGTGTTCAAGTGGCTCGGGGTTTTTTGCTCCTTTTTCGGGTTCATAAGCCTGCTCATCAGTATGGGGTGCGCCACAGGTGTGTTCGTGTTCGTGAAACATACATTGGACAAGGACTATTCGCAGTACGGTATCGAATTGAACTTGGGCCGCAATTTCATGGGGATTGCGTGGGGGGCTGTTGCCGCTGCGCTGTTCAACCTGATCACATGGCTCTCCGTGAGGTCCGCCAACAGAGCAAGGGTCGTTTACGCGCAGGATCCACTCGAAAAGAAGCCATTTATGtaa